One genomic window of Pecten maximus chromosome 3, xPecMax1.1, whole genome shotgun sequence includes the following:
- the LOC117323396 gene encoding AP-4 complex subunit sigma-1-like, protein MKFILVGNRMGHIRMCRFFGSDNQKARANRDHEIIRLCLKDQKQEGIVEYQDTMLIYRLYTNLIFIAGTSVTENELAVMEVLQNFVETVIKYFENVSEQDFVYNMDKIHMILDEMVVSGNIAETNRSRVLLPLQLMDATRR, encoded by the exons ATGAAGTTCATCTTGGTTGGAAATCGGATGGGACATATTCGGATGTGCAGATTCTTTGGCAGTGATAACCAGAAAGCACGGGCAAATAGAGATCATGAAATTATACGGTTATGCTTGAAAGATCAGAAACAA GAGGGGATTGTGGAATACCAAGACACTATGCTGATTTATAGACTCTACACAAATCTAATCTTTATTGCCGGGACATCAGTGACTGAG AATGAGCTAGCAGTGATGGAAGTCCTACAGAATTTTGTCGAAACTGTCATCaagtattttgaaaatgtg tCAGAGCAGGAT TTTGTTTATAACATGGATAAGATCCATATGATCCTGGATGAAATGGTGGTTTCTGGAAATATAGCAGAGACCAATAGATCAAGAGTGCTCCTCCCTCTCCAGCTGATGGATGCTACCAGAAGATAA